In a genomic window of bacterium:
- a CDS encoding sulfite exporter TauE/SafE family protein: MFFALFTAAWLGILTSISPCPLATNIAAISFIGKRLSSTRQVLLASASYVIGRTLAYLIVAAIVVAGLLSIPGVSQFLQKYMNRLLGPVLILAGVFLLEWIRFVIPGLSAGSGLQARAEKGGLWGPLLLGVVFALSFCPVSAALFFGSLIPLSVQHGSPVLMPVVYGIGTALPVVVFAVLIAVGAQQVGKAFDRLTAFEKWARRITGVIFLLAGVYLILSYWFGWDAFSLFYQAK; the protein is encoded by the coding sequence GTGTTCTTTGCGCTTTTCACCGCGGCGTGGCTGGGGATTCTGACTTCGATCAGTCCCTGCCCACTGGCCACCAACATCGCCGCGATCTCGTTTATCGGCAAGCGGCTGTCGAGCACGCGGCAAGTGCTGCTGGCGAGCGCGAGTTACGTGATCGGGCGGACGCTCGCCTATCTGATCGTGGCTGCAATTGTGGTGGCGGGACTGCTCTCGATTCCCGGAGTTTCGCAGTTCCTGCAGAAATACATGAACCGGCTGCTCGGCCCGGTGCTGATCTTAGCGGGAGTGTTTCTGCTCGAATGGATTCGCTTCGTGATACCCGGACTTTCGGCGGGAAGCGGACTGCAGGCGAGAGCCGAAAAGGGAGGACTGTGGGGGCCGCTGCTCTTAGGAGTCGTGTTCGCGCTTAGTTTCTGTCCGGTATCGGCGGCGCTGTTTTTCGGCAGTCTGATTCCGCTGTCCGTGCAGCACGGTTCGCCCGTGCTGATGCCGGTGGTGTACGGAATCGGCACGGCGCTGCCGGTGGTGGTGTTTGCCGTGCTCATCGCCGTTGGCGCGCAACAGGTAGGCAAGGCCTTCGACCGCTTAACTGCATTCGAGAAATGGGCGCGGCGGATTACGGGAGTGATCTTTCTCCTCGCGGGAGTGTACCTGATCCTTTCCTACTGGTTCGGCTGGGATGCGTTCTCGCTGTTCTACCAAGCGAAATGA
- a CDS encoding TM0996/MTH895 family glutaredoxin-like protein, translating to MRLLQILGVGCPKCEKLAANAEAAAKAAGVEYQLEKIKDIQRITAFGVMTTPALMIDGEVKVVGRVPSVEELKEMIAEDE from the coding sequence ATGAGATTGCTGCAAATCCTGGGCGTCGGCTGCCCGAAGTGCGAAAAACTCGCGGCCAACGCCGAGGCGGCGGCGAAAGCGGCGGGAGTCGAGTATCAGCTCGAAAAGATCAAGGACATTCAACGGATTACCGCCTTCGGAGTGATGACCACGCCGGCGCTGATGATTGACGGCGAAGTGAAGGTGGTGGGACGCGTGCCGTCGGTGGAGGAACTCAAGGAAATGATCGCGGAAGACGAATAG
- a CDS encoding permease, producing the protein MSFRSDWKPLFWIAAVFLLFYFLPEESPRLTGALGEAVALAVWYAREHVILCLLPALFIAGAIGVFVGQGAVMKYLGAGAKKVVAYAVASVSGSVLAVCSCTVLPLFAGIYRMGAGLGPACAFLYSGPAINVLAIILTARILGMEIGIARAVGAILFSVVIGLLMHVFFRREDTERIAAQPIPADSTSRPLWQTASHMAALIGILVFANWARPQSDGGVWSAIFGAKWWITGVFAALLAAMTVAWFKVSTYKIILASVPSLILAVVAPQHPQIAFAAGVLTFSLVAGTSKGELSEWLDSTWTFAKLILPLLFYGVLISGAALGRPGHEGLIPSEWVEGLVGGNSLGANLVASVIGAFMYFATLTEVPIVQGLLGSGMGKGPALALLLSGPALSLPSMLVIRSVLGTKKTAVFIVLVVVMATITGLIFGAIVS; encoded by the coding sequence ATGAGTTTCCGTAGTGATTGGAAGCCGCTGTTCTGGATCGCGGCGGTCTTCCTTCTCTTCTACTTTCTGCCCGAAGAGAGTCCGCGACTGACCGGCGCGCTCGGCGAAGCGGTGGCGCTGGCGGTTTGGTACGCGCGCGAGCACGTGATCCTGTGCCTCTTGCCCGCGCTGTTCATCGCCGGAGCGATTGGTGTGTTCGTCGGGCAGGGCGCGGTGATGAAATATCTCGGCGCGGGCGCGAAGAAAGTCGTCGCCTATGCCGTAGCGTCGGTGTCGGGGAGCGTGCTGGCGGTATGCTCGTGCACGGTGCTGCCGTTGTTCGCGGGAATCTATCGAATGGGCGCGGGACTCGGCCCGGCCTGTGCGTTTCTCTATTCCGGCCCCGCCATCAACGTCTTGGCGATTATTCTCACCGCGCGGATTCTGGGAATGGAGATCGGAATCGCGCGGGCGGTGGGAGCGATTCTGTTCAGCGTGGTGATCGGTTTGCTGATGCACGTCTTCTTCCGCAGGGAAGACACGGAGCGCATCGCCGCGCAGCCGATTCCCGCCGACTCCACTTCGCGGCCGCTATGGCAGACGGCATCGCACATGGCGGCGCTGATCGGAATTCTGGTATTCGCTAACTGGGCGCGTCCGCAGAGCGACGGGGGAGTGTGGAGCGCGATCTTCGGTGCGAAATGGTGGATTACCGGCGTGTTTGCCGCTTTACTTGCCGCGATGACGGTGGCATGGTTCAAGGTCTCGACCTATAAGATCATTCTGGCCTCCGTTCCTTCCTTGATTCTCGCTGTTGTCGCGCCGCAGCATCCGCAGATAGCATTCGCGGCGGGCGTACTGACGTTCTCGCTGGTGGCCGGAACGAGCAAGGGCGAGCTGAGCGAATGGCTGGACAGCACATGGACGTTCGCCAAACTGATTCTGCCGCTGCTTTTCTACGGAGTCTTGATTTCGGGAGCGGCGCTCGGTCGTCCCGGTCACGAGGGACTTATTCCCTCGGAGTGGGTGGAGGGTCTGGTGGGCGGGAACTCGCTGGGCGCGAATCTCGTAGCATCGGTGATCGGCGCGTTCATGTATTTCGCCACGCTGACCGAGGTTCCCATCGTTCAGGGACTCCTCGGCAGCGGGATGGGCAAGGGTCCCGCGTTGGCTCTGCTCTTATCGGGTCCCGCGCTGTCGCTGCCTTCGATGCTGGTGATTCGCAGCGTGCTCGGAACGAAAAAGACGGCGGTGTTCATCGTGCTGGTGGTGGTGATGGCGACGATCACAGGATTGATTTTCGGAGCGATTGTATCGTAG
- a CDS encoding metalloregulator ArsR/SmtB family transcription factor, which translates to MDDRTHTRLIHRANVFKSLAHPTRLFIVEELAKGPQCVCELTALIGADVSTVSKHLSVLKNAGVVRDEKRGAQVWYELRMPCVLSFFDCVERAITARAEWQLELEREP; encoded by the coding sequence ATGGATGATCGAACTCACACGAGGCTTATCCATAGAGCTAATGTTTTCAAGTCATTAGCTCATCCAACCCGGCTCTTCATCGTGGAGGAGCTGGCCAAAGGTCCACAGTGTGTCTGCGAACTGACCGCTCTCATCGGAGCCGACGTCTCCACCGTGTCCAAGCACCTTTCGGTGCTGAAAAACGCGGGGGTGGTGCGGGATGAGAAACGAGGTGCGCAGGTCTGGTACGAGCTGCGGATGCCGTGCGTGCTGTCGTTTTTCGATTGCGTTGAACGGGCGATTACTGCCCGCGCCGAGTGGCAGCTGGAACTCGAGCGCGAGCCGTAG
- a CDS encoding nitronate monooxygenase → MVNKLKPLRIGNLTARIPIIQGGMGVGISLSGLASAVANEGGVGVIATAGIGMLERDFFQNYQEANLRVLRREIRQARAATNGILGVNIMVALTNFATLVHTAIEEGIDVIFSGAGLPLDMPEYRGKDTQTKLVPIVSSARAAALLCKRWTEKFDYPPDALVVEGPLAGGHLGFKLDQISDPAFALENLVPAVIEAVQPFEQRTGQSIPVIAAGGIYTGADIFRFMNMGAAGVQMGTRFVTTHECDASITFKQAYLDSKPEDIMIIKSPVGMPGRVIRNAFIEALNRGEKEPYRCPYHCIITCDYQNSPYCIALALINAQKGYLTRGFPFAGANAYRTTEIVSVKELMDSLVEEYNRAAA, encoded by the coding sequence ATGGTTAACAAGTTAAAGCCGCTGCGCATCGGGAATCTGACGGCTCGAATTCCCATCATTCAAGGCGGAATGGGAGTGGGAATCTCGTTGTCCGGTCTGGCGTCGGCGGTGGCCAATGAAGGCGGTGTCGGCGTAATCGCCACGGCCGGAATCGGTATGCTGGAGCGGGATTTCTTTCAGAACTATCAGGAAGCCAACTTGCGCGTACTCCGGCGGGAGATCCGCCAGGCCCGCGCAGCCACGAACGGGATTCTCGGCGTGAATATTATGGTGGCGCTGACCAATTTTGCGACGCTGGTTCATACAGCCATTGAAGAGGGAATTGACGTCATTTTTTCGGGAGCCGGGCTGCCGCTGGATATGCCGGAGTATCGCGGCAAAGACACACAAACCAAGCTGGTACCGATTGTCTCCTCGGCTCGCGCGGCGGCTCTGCTCTGCAAACGGTGGACGGAGAAGTTTGACTATCCGCCCGATGCACTGGTGGTGGAAGGGCCGCTGGCGGGGGGACATCTTGGATTCAAACTCGATCAGATTTCCGATCCGGCGTTTGCGCTGGAAAACTTGGTGCCGGCGGTGATCGAAGCCGTACAACCTTTCGAGCAAAGGACCGGCCAATCCATTCCGGTTATTGCGGCTGGAGGAATCTACACGGGAGCGGACATTTTCCGGTTCATGAACATGGGCGCCGCCGGCGTGCAAATGGGAACGCGCTTCGTCACCACCCATGAGTGCGACGCGTCCATTACGTTCAAGCAGGCCTATCTTGACTCGAAGCCGGAAGACATCATGATTATCAAGAGTCCGGTGGGAATGCCGGGACGGGTAATCCGTAACGCTTTCATTGAGGCTCTCAATCGCGGAGAAAAAGAGCCGTACCGCTGCCCCTATCACTGCATCATCACGTGTGACTATCAGAACAGTCCCTATTGCATCGCGCTCGCTTTGATCAATGCGCAAAAAGGATATCTCACTCGCGGTTTCCCGTTTGCCGGAGCGAATGCCTACCGCACGACGGAGATTGTCTCCGTCAAGGAACTTATGGACTCGTTGGTGGAGGAGTACAACCGGGCGGCGGCATAG
- a CDS encoding NAD(P)H-dependent oxidoreductase — MIHPMRIAAIAGSLRAASYNRKLLSLAVSYLEKEGVDIDLIDLHDFPLPLYDGDLENERGLPETVWKLKARLAACQGVLIACPEYNASIPGTFKNMLDWTSRGEGQPWLGKVVGLMGATVGLWGTQRMMPHLRQSLIVLGVHVIPQQINVREARTVWDDGGKLLDDRLPGRVHKFVREFVRTVEKLKQSDE; from the coding sequence GTGATCCACCCCATGCGTATTGCCGCCATTGCAGGCTCGCTCCGTGCGGCATCCTACAACCGGAAGCTGCTTTCTCTGGCCGTGTCCTATCTGGAAAAAGAGGGTGTGGATATTGACCTGATAGATCTGCACGACTTTCCACTGCCGCTCTACGATGGAGATCTGGAGAACGAGAGGGGACTGCCCGAGACGGTCTGGAAGCTGAAGGCGCGGCTGGCGGCTTGTCAGGGTGTGCTGATCGCCTGTCCCGAATACAACGCGAGCATCCCCGGCACGTTCAAGAATATGTTGGACTGGACCTCGCGCGGGGAGGGACAACCGTGGCTGGGCAAGGTGGTGGGGCTGATGGGAGCGACCGTCGGTTTGTGGGGAACGCAGCGGATGATGCCGCACTTGCGACAGTCGCTCATCGTGCTGGGAGTGCACGTCATCCCGCAGCAGATCAACGTGCGGGAAGCGCGCACGGTCTGGGACGACGGCGGGAAACTGCTTGATGATAGACTCCCCGGCCGCGTGCATAAGTTCGTGCGGGAGTTTGTCCGCACCGTAGAGAAATTGAAACAGAGCGACGAGTAG
- a CDS encoding methyltransferase domain-containing protein, whose protein sequence is MSEEFPALFYEIFGNLPRQGPGDEASTLRALAAIPNPERIRNILDMGCGSGVPTLVLARNTSANVVALDNHAPFLDMLRERAATAGFGQRIRVVEGDMSKLEFARDSFDLIWSEGAIAVAGFEQGLTFWRPLLRDHGCVAVTDVCWFAADAPAEITDYLTGLYPGMLSVSQCLQAIERSGFRLLDHFTLPSESWWTDYYRPLETELVRQRALHSDDPPARELLEVLQKEIDMFRKYSDHYGYVFYVA, encoded by the coding sequence ATGAGCGAAGAATTCCCGGCGTTGTTCTATGAAATATTCGGGAATCTTCCACGTCAAGGCCCCGGCGACGAAGCCTCCACGTTGCGCGCACTGGCGGCGATCCCCAATCCCGAACGCATCCGCAACATTCTGGATATGGGCTGCGGCAGTGGAGTACCGACTCTCGTGCTGGCGCGAAACACGTCTGCGAACGTCGTCGCCTTAGACAACCATGCTCCGTTTCTCGATATGCTGCGTGAGCGTGCCGCCACAGCGGGATTCGGCCAGCGGATTCGCGTTGTCGAAGGTGATATGTCGAAACTGGAATTTGCCCGCGATAGTTTCGATCTGATCTGGTCGGAAGGCGCCATCGCAGTGGCGGGCTTTGAACAGGGATTGACGTTCTGGAGACCGTTGCTCAGGGATCACGGCTGCGTGGCCGTAACCGATGTCTGCTGGTTTGCCGCCGATGCACCGGCCGAAATCACCGACTACCTCACGGGTCTCTATCCGGGAATGTTATCCGTTAGCCAATGCCTGCAGGCCATTGAACGAAGCGGTTTCCGTCTGCTCGATCATTTCACGCTGCCGAGCGAATCGTGGTGGACGGACTATTATCGTCCCTTGGAAACGGAACTCGTGCGACAACGCGCACTGCATTCCGACGATCCACCGGCACGGGAGCTCTTGGAGGTGTTGCAGAAAGAGATTGACATGTTCCGTAAATATTCCGACCATTACGGCTACGTTTTTTACGTTGCGTAA
- a CDS encoding DNA-3-methyladenine glycosylase I encodes MLKTYSRCPWPSDDALMIAYHDEEWGEPLHDDRQLFEFMVLDANQAGLSWKTILHKRENFRKAFHDYDVKRIARYGEKDVARLLNDAGIIRNRLKIAATIENAKRFLEVQKEFGTFDAYIWQFTGGKTIHNKWKTLKQLPATSRESDSMSKDLKARGFKFVGSTICYAFMQAAGMVNDHLTTCFRYAQLSKGKGK; translated from the coding sequence ATGCTAAAAACGTACTCCCGTTGTCCGTGGCCGAGTGATGACGCGCTCATGATCGCCTACCACGATGAAGAGTGGGGCGAGCCGCTGCACGACGACCGGCAGCTGTTCGAGTTCATGGTGCTCGACGCCAATCAAGCCGGGTTGTCGTGGAAAACGATTCTGCACAAGCGCGAAAATTTTCGCAAGGCGTTTCACGACTATGACGTGAAGCGGATCGCCCGTTATGGAGAGAAGGACGTGGCGAGGCTTCTGAATGATGCGGGCATCATCCGCAATCGTCTGAAGATCGCCGCCACCATCGAGAACGCCAAGCGGTTTCTCGAAGTGCAGAAGGAGTTCGGCACGTTCGACGCCTACATCTGGCAGTTTACGGGCGGCAAGACGATTCACAACAAGTGGAAGACGCTGAAGCAGCTTCCCGCCACCTCGCGCGAGTCCGACTCGATGAGCAAGGATCTCAAAGCGCGGGGATTCAAGTTCGTCGGTTCCACCATCTGCTACGCGTTCATGCAGGCGGCGGGAATGGTCAACGATCATTTGACAACCTGCTTCCGTTATGCCCAACTTTCCAAAGGAAAAGGAAAATGA
- a CDS encoding aldo/keto reductase → MQTRQLGTTNLHLTEVGFGAWAVGGGGYAFGWGEQDDNESVAAIHRALELGINWIDTAPVYGLGHSEEVVGKAIAGRRKDVILATKCSMVWNEKREIGNDLRAASVKKECEDSLRRLKTDVIDLYQIHWPTDSEHIEEGWRAIGELIEAGKIRYAGVSNFQYDMNHMHNTQAIRPMASLQAAYSMLRRYPERGTFDFMREHNIGFLAYSPMQAGILTGKFDLNRVAKDDWRRNTKEYQEPNLSINLDAVERLKGIAAKYDKTVAQLSVAWVLRRPEVTSAIVGARRPSQIEETAGSAGWTIDEEDLKTMDRLLDERRMRIESAGGYLSPNE, encoded by the coding sequence ATGCAAACCCGTCAACTCGGGACTACCAATCTGCACCTGACTGAGGTGGGATTCGGGGCGTGGGCGGTGGGCGGAGGAGGATATGCGTTCGGATGGGGCGAGCAGGATGACAACGAATCCGTCGCCGCCATTCATCGCGCGCTGGAACTGGGCATCAATTGGATTGACACCGCTCCCGTGTACGGCCTCGGCCACAGCGAGGAAGTGGTGGGAAAAGCGATTGCCGGCCGCCGGAAGGACGTGATTCTGGCCACCAAATGCTCGATGGTGTGGAACGAGAAACGCGAAATCGGCAATGATCTCCGCGCGGCCAGTGTGAAGAAGGAATGCGAAGACAGCCTCCGCCGCCTGAAGACCGACGTGATTGACCTCTATCAGATCCACTGGCCGACCGACAGCGAACACATCGAGGAAGGCTGGCGAGCCATCGGCGAGCTGATCGAAGCGGGCAAGATTCGCTACGCGGGCGTGTCGAATTTCCAGTATGACATGAATCACATGCACAATACGCAGGCGATTCGACCGATGGCGTCGCTGCAGGCGGCGTACTCGATGCTTCGCCGCTACCCGGAGCGCGGTACGTTCGATTTTATGCGCGAGCACAACATCGGATTTCTCGCCTATTCACCCATGCAGGCGGGAATTCTCACCGGCAAGTTCGACCTGAACCGCGTGGCCAAGGATGATTGGCGGCGGAACACGAAGGAGTATCAGGAACCGAATCTCTCGATCAATCTCGACGCCGTGGAGAGATTGAAGGGAATTGCCGCCAAGTACGACAAGACGGTAGCCCAGCTTTCCGTCGCATGGGTGCTGCGCAGGCCGGAAGTGACGAGCGCAATCGTCGGCGCGCGCCGTCCGTCGCAGATCGAAGAGACGGCGGGCAGTGCGGGATGGACGATTGACGAAGAAGATTTGAAAACGATGGACCGCCTGCTCGACGAACGCCGTATGCGCATCGAGAGCGCGGGCGGGTACTTGAGTCCGAACGAGTAG